Proteins encoded within one genomic window of Glycine soja cultivar W05 chromosome 1, ASM419377v2, whole genome shotgun sequence:
- the LOC114410983 gene encoding uncharacterized protein LOC114410983: MASIPLLSPPTTATNSTVSHQPSSTSTSFSHKSHTLHRRLTRLHVSSPTNNPRTTSTTPPTTTTTTSGETIFFDGGAHYGDLAANLLLGFTLLWLPLTLAAVSRAMFLRYRFTNLRVTVISGLSGQDRSDFAYSVIKDVQVVPRFIGEWGDVVITLKDGTKVDLRSVPKFREISKYCLAMAQKPIVLNESGPKGF, from the coding sequence ATGGCCTCCATTCCCCTCCTCTCACCACCCACCACCGCCACAAATTCCACCGTCAGCCACCAACCCTCCTCCACCTCCACCTCCTTCTCCCACAAATCCCACACCCTCCACCGCCGCCTCACGCGGCTCCATGTGTCCTCCCCCACCAACAACCCCCGCACCACCTCCACCACTCcccccaccaccaccaccaccacctccggcGAGACCATATTCTTCGACGGCGGTGCCCACTACGGCGACCTCGCCGCGAACCTCCTCCTCGGATTCACCCTCCTCTGGCTCCCCCTCACCCTCGCCGCGGTGTCACGCGCCATGTTCCTGCGCTACAGGTTCACCAACCTCCGCGTCACCGTCATCTCGGGCCTCAGCGGCCAGGACCGCAGCGACTTCGCCTACTCCGTCATCAAGGACGTGCAGGTCGTGCCGCGTTTTATCGGAGAATGGGGTGACGTTGTCATAACGCTCAAGGATGGAACAAAGGTCGATCTCAGGAGTGTCCCCAAGTTCAGAGAAATCTCCAAGTATTGCCTCGCCATGGCTCAGAAACCCATCGTGTTGAACGAAAGTGGACCCAAAGGATTTTAG
- the LOC114410999 gene encoding homeobox-leucine zipper protein ATHB-13-like isoform X1: MSFAYDFLLMHKTCNEMAFFPANFMLQTPHHDDHHHQPPPSLTSILPTCAPQEYHGGVTFLGKRSMSFSSGIEHGEEVNAEEDLSDDGSQAGEKKRRLNMEQVKTLEKSFELGNKLEPERKMQLARALGLQPRQIAIWFQNRRARWKTKQLEKDYDVLKRQYEAVKSDNDALQAQNQKLQAEILALKSREPTESINLNKETEGSCSNRSENSSDIKLDISRTPAIDSPHSTHQQSRPLFPPSSARPAGVAQLFQTSSRPDLPSCQKIDQMVKEESLSNMFCGMDDQSGFWPWLEQQHFN, encoded by the exons GCATAAAACCTGCAATGAGATGGCTTTCTTCCCAGCAAATTTCATGCTCCAAACTCCTCACCATgatgatcatcatcatcaacctCCACCATCCCTCACCTCAATTCTACCAACGTGTGCACCTCAAGAATATCATG GGGGAGTGACCTTTCTAGGAAAGAGATCCATGTCATTTTCATCAGGGATTGAGCATGGAGAAGAGGTCAATGCCGAGGAAGATTTGTCTGATGATGGATCACAAGCAGGGGAGAAGAAGAGGAGGCTCAACATGGAGCAAGTGAAGACACTTGAGAAGAGCTTTGAGTTGGGGAACAAGCTTGAGCCAGAGAGGAAAATGCAGCTTGCAAGAGCACTTGGCTTGCAGCCAAGACAAATTGCTATATGGTTCCAGAACAGAAGGGCTAGGTGGAAGACCAAGCAGTTGGAGAAAGACTATGATGTTCTCAAAAGACAGTATGAAGCTGTCAAGTCAGATAATGATGCACTTCAAGCTCAGAACCAAAAACTTCAGGCTGAA ATATTGGCACTGAAAAGTAGAGAACCAACTGAATCCATAAACCTTAACAAAGAAACAGAAGGATCCTGCAGCAATAGAAGTGAGAACAGCTCAGACATCAAGTTGGATATCTCAAGGACACCAGCTATTGACAGTCCTCATTCTACACATCAGCAAAGCAGACCCCTCTTTCCTCCTTCTTCTGCTAGGCCTGCAGGAGTTGCTCAGCTTTTCCAAACCTCTTCAAGACCAGACCTTCCATCATGCCAAAAGATTGACCAAATGGTCAAAGAAGAAAGCCTAAGCAACATGTTTTGTGGCATGGATGATCAATCGGGGTTTTGGCCATGGTTGGAGCAGCAACATTTCAATTGA
- the LOC114410999 gene encoding homeobox-leucine zipper protein ATHB-13-like isoform X2 produces the protein MWHKTCNEMAFFPANFMLQTPHHDDHHHQPPPSLTSILPTCAPQEYHGGVTFLGKRSMSFSSGIEHGEEVNAEEDLSDDGSQAGEKKRRLNMEQVKTLEKSFELGNKLEPERKMQLARALGLQPRQIAIWFQNRRARWKTKQLEKDYDVLKRQYEAVKSDNDALQAQNQKLQAEILALKSREPTESINLNKETEGSCSNRSENSSDIKLDISRTPAIDSPHSTHQQSRPLFPPSSARPAGVAQLFQTSSRPDLPSCQKIDQMVKEESLSNMFCGMDDQSGFWPWLEQQHFN, from the exons ATGTG GCATAAAACCTGCAATGAGATGGCTTTCTTCCCAGCAAATTTCATGCTCCAAACTCCTCACCATgatgatcatcatcatcaacctCCACCATCCCTCACCTCAATTCTACCAACGTGTGCACCTCAAGAATATCATG GGGGAGTGACCTTTCTAGGAAAGAGATCCATGTCATTTTCATCAGGGATTGAGCATGGAGAAGAGGTCAATGCCGAGGAAGATTTGTCTGATGATGGATCACAAGCAGGGGAGAAGAAGAGGAGGCTCAACATGGAGCAAGTGAAGACACTTGAGAAGAGCTTTGAGTTGGGGAACAAGCTTGAGCCAGAGAGGAAAATGCAGCTTGCAAGAGCACTTGGCTTGCAGCCAAGACAAATTGCTATATGGTTCCAGAACAGAAGGGCTAGGTGGAAGACCAAGCAGTTGGAGAAAGACTATGATGTTCTCAAAAGACAGTATGAAGCTGTCAAGTCAGATAATGATGCACTTCAAGCTCAGAACCAAAAACTTCAGGCTGAA ATATTGGCACTGAAAAGTAGAGAACCAACTGAATCCATAAACCTTAACAAAGAAACAGAAGGATCCTGCAGCAATAGAAGTGAGAACAGCTCAGACATCAAGTTGGATATCTCAAGGACACCAGCTATTGACAGTCCTCATTCTACACATCAGCAAAGCAGACCCCTCTTTCCTCCTTCTTCTGCTAGGCCTGCAGGAGTTGCTCAGCTTTTCCAAACCTCTTCAAGACCAGACCTTCCATCATGCCAAAAGATTGACCAAATGGTCAAAGAAGAAAGCCTAAGCAACATGTTTTGTGGCATGGATGATCAATCGGGGTTTTGGCCATGGTTGGAGCAGCAACATTTCAATTGA
- the LOC114410999 gene encoding homeobox-leucine zipper protein ATHB-13-like isoform X3 has protein sequence MAFFPANFMLQTPHHDDHHHQPPPSLTSILPTCAPQEYHGGVTFLGKRSMSFSSGIEHGEEVNAEEDLSDDGSQAGEKKRRLNMEQVKTLEKSFELGNKLEPERKMQLARALGLQPRQIAIWFQNRRARWKTKQLEKDYDVLKRQYEAVKSDNDALQAQNQKLQAEILALKSREPTESINLNKETEGSCSNRSENSSDIKLDISRTPAIDSPHSTHQQSRPLFPPSSARPAGVAQLFQTSSRPDLPSCQKIDQMVKEESLSNMFCGMDDQSGFWPWLEQQHFN, from the exons ATGGCTTTCTTCCCAGCAAATTTCATGCTCCAAACTCCTCACCATgatgatcatcatcatcaacctCCACCATCCCTCACCTCAATTCTACCAACGTGTGCACCTCAAGAATATCATG GGGGAGTGACCTTTCTAGGAAAGAGATCCATGTCATTTTCATCAGGGATTGAGCATGGAGAAGAGGTCAATGCCGAGGAAGATTTGTCTGATGATGGATCACAAGCAGGGGAGAAGAAGAGGAGGCTCAACATGGAGCAAGTGAAGACACTTGAGAAGAGCTTTGAGTTGGGGAACAAGCTTGAGCCAGAGAGGAAAATGCAGCTTGCAAGAGCACTTGGCTTGCAGCCAAGACAAATTGCTATATGGTTCCAGAACAGAAGGGCTAGGTGGAAGACCAAGCAGTTGGAGAAAGACTATGATGTTCTCAAAAGACAGTATGAAGCTGTCAAGTCAGATAATGATGCACTTCAAGCTCAGAACCAAAAACTTCAGGCTGAA ATATTGGCACTGAAAAGTAGAGAACCAACTGAATCCATAAACCTTAACAAAGAAACAGAAGGATCCTGCAGCAATAGAAGTGAGAACAGCTCAGACATCAAGTTGGATATCTCAAGGACACCAGCTATTGACAGTCCTCATTCTACACATCAGCAAAGCAGACCCCTCTTTCCTCCTTCTTCTGCTAGGCCTGCAGGAGTTGCTCAGCTTTTCCAAACCTCTTCAAGACCAGACCTTCCATCATGCCAAAAGATTGACCAAATGGTCAAAGAAGAAAGCCTAAGCAACATGTTTTGTGGCATGGATGATCAATCGGGGTTTTGGCCATGGTTGGAGCAGCAACATTTCAATTGA